One Streptomyces sp. P9-A2 DNA window includes the following coding sequences:
- a CDS encoding L-threonylcarbamoyladenylate synthase, which yields MAKYFDVHPDNPQPRTISQVAASIRDDALIAYPTDSCYALGCRLGSREGIDRIRTIRKLDDRHHFTLVCRDFAQLGQFVQIDNDVFRTIKASTPGSYTFILPATKEVPRMLQHPKKKTVGVRIPEHVVTQALLAELGEPLLSSTLLLPGEDEPMTQGWEIKDRLDHVVDAVLDSGDCGTEPTTVIDFSGGEAEIVRRGAGDTSRFE from the coding sequence ATGGCGAAGTACTTCGACGTGCACCCCGACAATCCCCAGCCGCGCACCATCTCCCAGGTCGCCGCGAGCATCCGCGACGACGCTCTGATCGCGTACCCCACGGACTCCTGTTACGCACTCGGCTGCCGGCTCGGCAGCCGGGAGGGCATCGACCGGATCCGTACCATCCGCAAGCTGGACGACCGGCACCACTTCACTCTGGTGTGCCGGGACTTCGCTCAGCTCGGCCAGTTCGTACAGATCGACAACGACGTGTTCCGCACGATCAAGGCGTCCACGCCGGGCAGTTACACGTTCATCCTGCCCGCGACGAAGGAGGTGCCGCGCATGCTCCAGCATCCGAAGAAGAAGACCGTCGGCGTGCGCATCCCCGAGCACGTCGTCACCCAGGCGCTGCTCGCGGAGCTGGGCGAGCCCTTGCTGTCCAGCACCCTGCTGCTGCCCGGCGAGGACGAGCCGATGACCCAGGGCTGGGAGATCAAGGACCGGCTCGACCACGTGGTGGACGCGGTGCTCGACTCCGGGGACTGCGGCACCGAGCCGACCACGGTGATCGACTTCTCGGGCGGCGAGGCCGAAATCGTACGGCGGGGTGCGGGCGACACCTCACGGTTCGAGTAA
- a CDS encoding catalase, with protein sequence MTDVSSRGPAPGDDRKVLTNRQGHPVYDNQNQRTVGDRGPATLENYQFLEKISHFDRERIPERVVHARGVTAFGYFEAYGKWGDEPISRYTRAKLFQEQGKRTDLAIRFSTVIGGRDSSEAARDPRGFAVKFYTEDGNWDLVGNNLGVFFIRDAIKFPDVIHSLKPDPVTFEQQPRRIFDFMSQTPESMHMLVNLFSPRGIPADYRHMQGFGVNTYKWVDAEGETKLVKYHWMPKQGVRSMTEEDAANVQADSLGHATKDLYEAVERGEYPEWELLVQMMDDHDHPELDFDPLDDTKTWPEQDFPPKPVGRMVLNRMPDNFFAESEQISFGTGVLIDGLDFSDDKMLVGRTFSYSDTQRHRVGPNYLQLPVNQAKNAEVRTNQRDGQMTYHQDGAGENPHVNYEPSITGGLREGQYPTHDDQGPEIRGRLTRKRIPRTNDYLQAGQRYCLMEDWERDDLVKNFVDLFSQCDREVQERMVWHCLLAENDLGRRVGDGLGISPQDVTHLKPLEGQDLTDEDRKRMANLGDNPPRDVEGLTMTHCVPDERHVVSR encoded by the coding sequence ATGACGGACGTTTCGAGCCGGGGTCCTGCTCCGGGCGACGACCGCAAGGTACTCACCAACCGCCAGGGCCATCCGGTCTACGACAACCAGAACCAGCGCACGGTCGGCGACCGGGGGCCCGCCACGCTGGAGAACTACCAGTTCCTGGAGAAGATCAGCCACTTCGACCGGGAACGCATCCCCGAGCGAGTCGTCCACGCGCGTGGTGTCACCGCCTTCGGCTACTTCGAGGCGTACGGAAAGTGGGGGGACGAACCGATCTCCCGCTACACCCGGGCCAAGCTCTTCCAGGAGCAGGGCAAGCGCACCGACCTGGCCATCCGCTTCTCCACCGTCATCGGCGGACGCGACTCCTCCGAGGCGGCCCGCGACCCGCGCGGCTTCGCGGTGAAGTTCTACACCGAGGACGGCAACTGGGACCTCGTCGGCAACAACCTGGGTGTCTTCTTCATCCGGGACGCGATCAAGTTCCCGGACGTCATCCACTCCCTCAAGCCCGACCCGGTCACCTTCGAGCAGCAGCCCCGGCGCATCTTCGACTTCATGTCGCAGACGCCCGAGTCCATGCACATGCTGGTCAACCTGTTCAGTCCGCGGGGCATCCCGGCGGACTACCGGCACATGCAGGGCTTCGGTGTGAACACCTACAAGTGGGTCGACGCCGAGGGCGAGACCAAGCTCGTCAAGTACCACTGGATGCCCAAGCAGGGCGTGCGCTCCATGACCGAGGAGGACGCCGCCAACGTGCAGGCGGACTCCCTCGGCCACGCCACCAAGGACCTCTACGAGGCGGTGGAGCGCGGCGAGTACCCGGAGTGGGAGCTGCTCGTCCAGATGATGGACGACCACGACCACCCGGAGCTGGACTTCGACCCGCTGGACGACACGAAGACCTGGCCCGAGCAGGACTTCCCGCCGAAGCCGGTGGGCAGGATGGTGCTGAACCGGATGCCGGACAACTTCTTCGCCGAGAGCGAGCAGATCTCCTTCGGTACCGGCGTCCTCATCGACGGCCTGGACTTCTCCGACGACAAGATGCTCGTCGGCCGGACCTTCTCCTACAGCGACACCCAGCGCCACCGCGTCGGTCCGAACTACCTGCAGCTCCCCGTCAACCAGGCCAAGAACGCCGAGGTGCGCACCAACCAGCGCGACGGCCAGATGACGTACCACCAGGACGGCGCCGGCGAGAACCCGCACGTGAACTACGAGCCGTCGATCACCGGCGGCCTGCGGGAGGGCCAGTACCCGACGCACGACGACCAGGGCCCGGAGATCCGGGGCCGGCTCACCCGCAAGCGCATCCCCCGCACCAACGACTACCTCCAGGCGGGGCAGCGCTACTGCCTGATGGAGGACTGGGAGCGCGACGACCTGGTCAAGAACTTCGTCGACCTGTTCTCCCAGTGCGACCGGGAGGTGCAGGAGCGCATGGTGTGGCACTGCCTCCTCGCCGAGAACGACCTCGGCCGCAGGGTCGGCGACGGCCTCGGTATCAGTCCGCAGGACGTCACCCATCTGAAGCCCCTGGAGGGCCAGGATCTGACGGACGAGGACCGCAAGCGAATGGCCAACCTCGGTGACAACCCGCCGCGCGACGTGGAGGGACTCACCATGACCCACTGCGTCCCCGACGAACGGCATGTGGTGAGCCGCTGA
- a CDS encoding dienelactone hydrolase family protein, which produces MTAVQGSTVDITTEDGTADAYLTHPADGGPRPAVLLYVDAFGLRPRMRAIADRLAGAGYTVLVPNVFYRHGRSPVVELPEFIDPVARPEIFRRIGPILRELTPELAMRDAGAWLRWLAGHPAAADGPVAVTGYCMGAALSLRTAGAYPDRVAAAAGFHGARLAPDAPDSPHLSAGRITAELYFGHADQDPSMPEDQIERLERALTAAGVRHRCEVYTGARHGYTQADTAAYDKEADERHWAALLDLLSRTF; this is translated from the coding sequence ATGACCGCCGTACAGGGAAGCACTGTTGACATCACCACCGAGGACGGCACCGCCGACGCGTATCTGACGCATCCCGCCGACGGGGGTCCCCGGCCGGCGGTCCTGCTCTACGTGGACGCCTTCGGGTTGCGGCCGCGGATGCGGGCGATAGCCGACCGGCTGGCGGGGGCCGGGTACACGGTTTTGGTACCGAACGTGTTCTACCGCCACGGACGCAGTCCGGTGGTCGAACTGCCCGAGTTCATCGACCCGGTGGCACGGCCGGAGATCTTCCGGCGTATCGGACCGATCCTGCGGGAGCTGACACCGGAACTCGCCATGCGCGACGCGGGCGCCTGGCTGCGATGGCTGGCCGGCCACCCCGCGGCGGCCGACGGCCCGGTGGCGGTGACCGGCTACTGCATGGGCGCGGCGCTCTCCCTCCGTACGGCGGGCGCCTACCCGGACCGGGTGGCGGCCGCCGCCGGATTCCATGGGGCCCGGCTGGCGCCGGACGCGCCGGACAGCCCGCACCTGTCGGCCGGCAGGATCACCGCGGAGCTGTACTTCGGTCACGCCGACCAGGATCCGTCGATGCCCGAGGATCAGATCGAGCGGCTGGAGCGGGCGCTGACCGCGGCCGGGGTCCGGCACCGCTGCGAGGTGTACACCGGGGCCCGGCACGGCTACACACAGGCGGACACCGCCGCCTACGACAAGGAGGCGGACGAGCGTCACTGGGCCGCTCTGCTGGACCTGTTGAGCCGCACCTTCTGA
- a CDS encoding Rv1733c family protein, protein MGRTRGARPRRVWLWRWRSSPLRRRSDVIEAWLLLVVLVLTLLTGALTGLAAAGAVDRSLAERRAESRAVPAVLAEDAADVLHSPVTEDGSGDGRAWVKVRWTAPDGTGRTGRTEAGPGDKAGSVVIVWTDDAGRLVPEPPGGADARFQTVVAGLTVAAATGGMVVIGGWLVRSRIRQRRSEEWEAEWRQVEPSWRRRMRG, encoded by the coding sequence ATGGGGAGGACCCGTGGTGCGCGGCCCCGCAGGGTGTGGCTCTGGCGCTGGCGGAGCAGCCCGCTGCGCCGCCGCAGTGACGTGATCGAAGCCTGGCTGCTGCTCGTCGTCCTCGTCCTCACCCTGCTCACCGGGGCGCTCACCGGCCTGGCGGCGGCGGGGGCGGTGGACCGGTCCCTGGCGGAGCGCCGCGCGGAGTCCCGTGCCGTCCCCGCCGTACTGGCCGAGGACGCGGCCGACGTGCTGCACTCGCCGGTGACCGAGGACGGCAGTGGGGACGGCCGGGCATGGGTGAAGGTGCGGTGGACGGCTCCCGACGGCACCGGCCGCACGGGCCGGACCGAGGCCGGCCCCGGGGACAAGGCGGGCAGCGTGGTCATCGTGTGGACGGATGACGCGGGGCGCCTGGTCCCCGAGCCGCCCGGTGGAGCGGACGCGCGGTTCCAGACCGTCGTGGCCGGCCTCACGGTCGCCGCCGCCACCGGGGGGATGGTCGTGATCGGCGGATGGCTCGTCCGGTCCCGGATACGGCAACGGCGCTCGGAGGAGTGGGAGGCCGAGTGGCGGCAGGTCGAACCGTCGTGGCGAAGGCGGATGAGGGGTTGA
- a CDS encoding alpha-lytic protease prodomain-containing protein, with product MVHRHGRPARRAALAALGALVLAALPSTVSAEPDPVAGTTSGAARTVGADRPSAAMLGALRRDLGLTSPQAAARPANEAEAGTRAGVLRNALGDRFAGAWVRGAASEELNVATTDSKDVAAIEAQGAKAVVVTHSLAGLRATKEKLDAAAAARDTADTPLWYVDVPANRLVVQARTVSAGAAFVKAAGVDDQDVTILVSTVRPRLLQDITGGDAYYINDTARCSVGFSVTKEAQQGFATAGHCGDRGDTTTGFDQTAQGTFQGSVFPGRDMAWVGTNDTWTATPGVKAQDGQEVQVTGSVEALVGASVCRSGSTTGWHCGTIQQHDTSVSYAEGTVDGVTRTTVCAEPGDSGGPYVTGSQAQGVTSGGSGDCTRGGTTFYQPVNPILADFGLTLTTELAQTATPDPQEGAEDTWAAGRVYPAGATVTRDGVRYQCLQTHQAQSAWAPAGTPALWQRL from the coding sequence ATGGTCCACAGACATGGCCGGCCCGCACGACGGGCGGCCCTGGCCGCGCTCGGCGCGCTCGTCCTCGCAGCTCTCCCCTCCACCGTGTCGGCCGAGCCGGACCCGGTGGCGGGCACCACGTCCGGCGCGGCCCGGACCGTCGGCGCCGACCGCCCGTCGGCGGCGATGCTCGGAGCACTCCGGCGTGACCTGGGCCTGACCTCGCCGCAGGCGGCCGCGCGGCCGGCCAACGAGGCGGAAGCGGGTACCCGCGCGGGTGTCCTGCGCAACGCCCTGGGCGACCGGTTCGCCGGCGCCTGGGTGCGCGGGGCGGCCTCCGAGGAACTCAACGTCGCGACCACCGACTCCAAGGACGTGGCGGCCATCGAGGCCCAGGGCGCCAAGGCCGTCGTCGTCACCCACTCGCTGGCCGGCCTCCGGGCCACCAAGGAGAAACTGGACGCGGCGGCCGCCGCCCGCGACACCGCCGATACCCCACTGTGGTACGTGGACGTACCGGCGAACCGGCTCGTGGTGCAGGCGCGGACGGTGTCGGCCGGTGCCGCCTTCGTCAAGGCCGCCGGGGTCGACGACCAGGACGTGACCATCCTCGTGTCCACGGTCCGGCCGCGACTGCTGCAGGACATCACCGGCGGCGACGCCTACTACATCAATGACACCGCCCGCTGCTCGGTCGGCTTCTCCGTGACCAAGGAGGCGCAGCAGGGCTTCGCCACCGCCGGTCACTGCGGCGACCGGGGTGACACGACCACCGGTTTCGATCAGACCGCACAGGGCACCTTCCAGGGCTCCGTCTTCCCCGGCAGGGACATGGCGTGGGTGGGCACCAACGACACGTGGACCGCCACGCCGGGCGTCAAGGCGCAGGACGGCCAGGAGGTACAGGTCACCGGCTCGGTGGAGGCTCTCGTCGGGGCGTCGGTGTGCCGGTCCGGTTCGACCACCGGATGGCACTGCGGGACCATCCAGCAGCACGACACCAGCGTCAGCTACGCCGAGGGCACGGTCGACGGAGTGACCCGGACGACGGTCTGCGCCGAGCCCGGCGACTCCGGCGGACCCTACGTCACGGGCTCCCAGGCGCAGGGCGTCACCTCCGGCGGCTCCGGTGACTGCACGCGCGGCGGGACCACGTTCTACCAGCCGGTCAACCCGATCCTCGCCGACTTCGGCCTGACCCTGACCACCGAGCTCGCGCAGACCGCGACACCGGATCCGCAGGAGGGCGCCGAGGACACATGGGCCGCCGGCCGTGTCTACCCGGCCGGAGCCACGGTGACCCGCGACGGGGTCCGCTATCAGTGCCTGCAGACGCACCAGGCCCAGAGCGCGTGGGCGCCCGCCGGCACACCGGCCCTGTGGCAGCGCCTCTGA